In a single window of the Megalobrama amblycephala isolate DHTTF-2021 linkage group LG3, ASM1881202v1, whole genome shotgun sequence genome:
- the LOC125264884 gene encoding uncharacterized protein LOC125264884 has product MSRTTDPAGHWKDLETWLSVVTDSLLPKAAETLKHQTQDQLDDNIASLMKQDPSQSYSHKELAKITGSLSHTLIATLKLSDRQAAHRQQELTHAQRRIEQLELEAQERREGPDEVEQGAKEEINRLKETLAATTQEMERGRADYADLSDKLQYAEQLLEKAKADFRDKNSRIKALETHLNESRNEVSRLKQQLDYIKEESDSIKEELKHAYELRCEPSRTRRTPISPLPSRTGSPVPGLAHDQKGAVPKQSPAPSEESYLPAKLKERAPASYRSSHGLDLRDLDKLARNIGKFTPNVPGSPNVQSYLQDIDFHLEMRPNVTDKDRLYLLRATSSSEVRSFLDRQPAHTKTDYHLLREALIREFADPESERGLVAALETKQGRHETPQVFYSRLRLAYFGSRNEQNMEEELNFKTLFLRNLHPGVSHHLGVLACPRTMSAQQLRDLAHKAYCKQKMALEKGTKTTTVLDFNTQSQGLALEGTLRQDLAKPTPKEWNASSSNREWDSHTGTRPKQRDNRWDGPRGRQRSPGRHWENSWNQSRPHESHWEKTWNQPSSFGNPRGKSSWESKGKRQTHPGATSPRNRRKNSQRFQADRAQNESIPEQKTSSCFDSQELMKMMMKEFFQRKEDDRKWEEKAKPDSS; this is encoded by the coding sequence ATGTCTCGCACAACAGACCCTGCTGGACACTGGAAGGATCTGGAGACCTGGCTAAGTGTTGTAACAGACAGCCTCCTACCTAAGGCCGCTGAAACACTAAAGCATCAGACACAGGACCAGCTGGATGACAACATAGCAAGCCTCATGAAACAGGACCCAAGCCAGAGCTACAGTCACAAAGAACTAGCCAAGATCACCGGCTCCTTAAGCCACACACTCATCGCCACCCTCAAACTGAGCGACAGGCAAGCCGCCCATCGCCAGCAGGAGCTGACACATGCACAACGACGCATCGAACAGCTGGAGCTGGAGGCTCAGGAACGACGAGAAGGGCCTGATGAAGTGGAACAAGGCGCAAAAGAGGAGATCAACAGGCTAAAAGAGACCCTAGCAGCTACTACGCAAGAAATGGAACGAGGCAGAGCAGACTACGCTGACCTCTCCGACAAGCTACAGTACGCAGAACAGCTACTGGAAAAAGCAAAGGCTGACTTCAGAGACAAGAACAGCCGAATTAAAGCTCTCGAAACTCACCTGAATGAGTCAAGAAATGAGGTCAGCCGCCTAAAACAACAGCTTGACTACATCAAAGAAGAGTCTGACAGTATTAAAGAGGAACTCAAGCATGCATATGAATTGCGCTGTGAGCCGTCAAGAACACGTCGGACACCGATTTCACCTTTGCCAAGCAGGACCGGCTCCCCTGTTCCTGGACTGGCACATGATCAGAAGGGGGCAGTGCCAAAACAGTCACCTGCTCCCTCCGAAGAATCCTACCTCCCCGCTAAGCTAAAAGAACGTGCTCCAGCCAGCTACAGATCATCTCATGGCTTGGACCTCAGAGACCTTGACAAGCTTGCTAGAAACATTGGCAAATTCACTCCAAATGTGCCAGGTAGTCCAAATGTTCAGAGTTATCTGCAAGATATTGACTTCCATCTGGAAATGAGACCCAATGTCACTGACAAAGATAGACTTTATTTGCTCAGAGCCACATCCAGCTCTGAAGTGCGCAGCTTCCTGGACCGGCAGCCTGCCCACACAAAGACTGATTACCACCTGCTCCGAGAAGCTCTCATCAGAGAGTTTGCCGACCCTGAGTCAGAACGAGGACTAGTGGCTGCCCTGGAAACAAAACAAGGTCGTCACGAAACTCCTCAAGTCTTCTATAGCCGACTAAGGCTAGCATACTTCGGGTCTCGCAACGAACAGAACATGGAGGAGGAATTGAACTTCAAAACTCTCTTCCTGAGAAACCTCCATCCTGGGGTGAGCCACCATCTCGGCGTCCTTGCCTGTCCACGCACAATGAGTGCTCAACAGTTAAGAGACTTGGCGCACAAAGCCTACTGTAAACAGAAGATGGCCTTAGAAAAGGGCACCAAAACCACCACAGTTCTTGACTTCAACACACAGAGTCAAGGGCTGGCCCTAGAGGGCACCCTGCGTCAAGACCTTGCCAAGCCGACACCCAAAGAGTGGAATGCATCTTCGTCCAACAGAGAGTGGGACTCCCACACTGGTACTCGACCTAAACAGAGAGACAACCGCTGGGATGGACCACGTGGACGACAACGCTCACCTGGACGTCACTGGGAAAATTCATGGAACCAATCAAGACCTCATGAGAGTCATTGGGAGAAAACTTGGAATCAGCCAAGCTCATTTGGAAACCCTAGAGGAAAAAGCTCATGGGAATCCAAGGGAAAACGACAAACACACCCTGGAGCAACCAGCCCAAGGAATCGACGAAAAAACTCACAAAGATTCCAAGCTGACCGAGCTCAAAATGAATCCATACCAGAACAAAAGACTTCATCTTGTTTCGACTCTCAAGAGCTGATGAAAATGATGATGAAAGAGTTCTTCCAACGAAAGGAGGATGACCGGAAGTGGGAAGAGAAAGCGAAACCAGATTCATCCTGA